A region from the Rhizoctonia solani chromosome 13, complete sequence genome encodes:
- a CDS encoding 3-phosphoinositide dependent protein kinase-1, producing MVADITFSAHRVLCGFIATSTFLDAGNCPGASLCSNLQSHDWRPINAFFPTAISSCRADFVLDLVPNGELLDRIKKLGSLTSEGARYYTAQIVDAVGWMHNLGRSQARKHLAGRGIRVKITDFGSARIDPMEGQGGGVTNPSSVGPSSTANGAVDSVVDQPRASSFVGTAEYVSPELLINNVTSRSSDIWAIGCILFQMLAGRPPFKGGSEYLTLEQVKRSSTRCQSISIPSRRNLSKTFWDLSFSSCADRASQVLEPTARPTIAAIRSHPFLADTVPTSARVPMEFESDEDDDWNRFVDGSNEEEGGPKDVSSYMARMGYFGPGALPQQSTSSEPTPRATEPSYNFQDYRFGEVSTVPIPATAETSLLLQAEPAPHSRSSIPPSLPPILSPGLSTLENEIAVEDDDYVPELQSKEQRIRTDPLRASHSSTISGAGTASSSEGSPLGSTVGTARTGSGERMPAAGGDVEGLRTALAVMGLGSDSERLTSALAPGEAPMFMSSILSRPRHRLTAVLPSKRRILILTTTPRLLCIKEERDRVVVKFALLFSGREAPQPPSNARGRSIARWKQQPSTSSASTQSTDRGSEADGEQENPTEETVQNVETKGEKSFVIQTLSKIYTFVADNSEEAQRWVQQIKAVQQAQIQRRRSSRLSTRPTVIV from the exons ATGGTGGCGGATATCACCTTCTCGGCACATCGTGTCCTGTGCGGCTTTATTGCTACTTCCACTTTCCTTGATGCGGGTAACTGCCCTGGCGCCTCGTTGTGCTCGAATCTTCAATCGCATGATTGGCGTCCAATTAACGCATTCTTTCCCACCGCAATCTCTTCCTGTCGTGCAGATTTCGTCCTGGATCTCGTGCCCAATGGCGAACTTCTGGACCGAATCAAGAAGCTTGGCAGCCTTACTTCGGAAGGCGCTCGTTACTATACTGCTCAAATCGTCGATGCCGTAGGATGGATGCACAACCTCGGG CGATCTCAAGCCCGAAAACATCTTGCTGGACGAGGGATTCGAGTGAAGATCACTGATTTCGGTAGTGCTCGGATAGACCCAATGGAAGGACAAGGGGGAGGAGTAACCAACCCCAGCAGCGTTGGACCTTCCAGCACAGCCAATGGCGCGGTCGATTCGGTCGTGGACCAGCCGCGCGCAAGTTCGTTTGTGGGGACTGCCGAGTACGTCAGCCCCGAGTTGTTGATCAACAATGTGACGAGTCGAAG CTCGGATATATGGGCGATCGGATGTATCTTGTTCCAAATGTTGGCCGGGCGTCCTCCGTTCAAAGGCGGTTCCGAGTACCTTACTCTTGAACAAGTCAAGCGCTCGAGTACCAGGTGCCAGAGCATTTCGATTCCGTCGCGGAGGAACTTGTCAAAAACATTCTG GGATCTATCTTTCTCGTCTTGTGCTGACCGCGCCTCACAGGTACTGGAACCTACCGCACGCCCGACCATTGCAGCCATTCGTAGCCACCCGTTTTTGGCGGATACTGT GCCCACCTCCGCCCGAGTCCCAATGGAGTTCGAATCCGATGAAGACGACGATTGGAATCGGTTTGTTGACGGAAGCAATGAAGAAGAGGGAGGGCCCAAGGATGTCAGCTCCTACATGGCACGAATGGGCTACTTTGGTCCCGGTGCCCTGCCTCAGCAAAGCACGAGCAGCGAACCTACTCCACGTGCGACCGAGCCCAGTTACAACTTCCAAGACTACAGGTTTGGGGAAGTGTCGACTGTGCCTATCCCTGCTACTGCAGAAACTTCGCTGCTCTTGCAAGCCGAACCGGCCCCGCACTCTCGTTCGTCTATCCCGCCGTCGCTACCGCCCATCTTATCCCCAGGGTTGAGCACTCTTGAAAACGAAATCGCGGTCGAGGACGATGATTATGTGCCCGAGCTCCAGTCGAAAGAACAGCGTATACGAACAGACCCATTGCGAGCGTCTCATTCGTCTACCATCTCGGGTGCTGGAACGGCAAGTTCTTCAGAAGGGAGCCCTCTCGGTTCCACGGTCGGAACAGCACGCACCGGAAGCGGAGAACGCATGCCTGCTGCGGGTGGGGATGTTGAGGGTTTGAGGACTGCGTTGGCCGTCATGGGACTGGGTAGTGACTCAGAGCGACT GACGTCTGCGCTCGCGCCAGGCGAAGCCCCCATGTTCATGAGCAGCATCTTGTCGCGGCCGCGGCATCGACTGACGGCCGTCCTCCCCTCCAAGCGCCGGATTCTTATACTCACTACTACACCGCGCCTGTTGTGTATCAAGGAGGAACGCGATCGGGTGGTTGTTAAATTCGCCTTGTTGTTTTCTGGTCGCGAAGCACCTCAACCGCCGTCCAACGCACGGGGCCGGTCTATAGCCAGATGGAAGCAGCAACCCTCCACGTCGTCCGCATCTACTCAGAGCACAGATCGTGGGTCGGAAGCGGACGGAGAGCAGGAGAATCCCACAGAGGAGACAGTTCAGAATGTGGAGACCAAGGGGGAGAAGAGTTTTGTTATTCAGACT CTGTCCAAGATTTATACCTTTGTAGCAGATAATTCAGAAGAAGCCCAACGATGGGTCCAACAAATCAAGGCCGTCCAGCAGGCCCAAATTCAACGCCGACGTAGTAGCAGGCTCTCGACTCGGCCGACTGTCATCGTTTGA
- a CDS encoding MYND Zn-finger protein, which translates to MARSDLSRKIEQASDYVQMVNILLKELKLPDPTKRQGLKRFAINYSQYSRKINACYDAHNQPAHKDYLVLAVIVNLWAKLGVDMVLRDRIIADGIIERMAVLLQEGPDDTRQSVLFALSTLTHHGGEHARKMIAVLTVPAIIDLLDTPNCRARVAELGIAVLAHSMGAAITEGEPHFHEGAEVIIPAALRSIDGVRMLSTITEAIRRPDADEELVSHGLDLLRTLAFSYRKPLLETSAERPLVAALASPNLDVRLLGLTGLLRLGSSVTEREAFYPKLMEAMRNQYGGLEGGMIAELAEDGMGMGFETMVNGDSGDPLQTGRDLCKSIMEKEFSLGAGSYMGWENPSDAHLPAVIEIKLAIATGDRHRIWSLGDAAMQRFPDVGFFYYARSIWTEDPRLALRLAKKGLACSDLTDYIKRGLLFKSADAGYEMTVDGGPLEIAQPGSPAWREGVAILHCAQEDARAYIEMTPMDQRNMKTAIYNYIAITLLLEGDQIFKDIEKIRPYVEKLSIAEQISSVIQPLAKTQRKLAIDTIIPLFAKPMKNWRTVISRLDKPSRGHHRHSHLTEDDPDHILANWLARTQFDDEDAAQTEFADINAPDDTSYGTALADVLVYRCSLCGNPSASLKRCARCKSVRYCDDVC; encoded by the exons ATGGCTCGGTCAGATCTGTCCCGCAAGATTGAGCAAGCTAGCGATTATGTCCAAATGGTTAATATTTTGTTGAAGGAGCTGAAACTACCTG ACCCGACAAAGCGGCAAGGTCTGAAGCGGTTCGCTATCAATTATTCGCAGTACAGCAGGAAGATAAACGCGTGTTACGACGCGCACAATCAACCCGCTCATAAGGATTATCTCGTCCTTGCAGTGATTGTAAATCTATGGGCGAAACTTGGTGTTGATATGGTACTAAGAGACCGAATTATTGCCGACG GCATCATCGAGCGCATGGCGGTATTGCTTCAGGAGGGTCCCGATGACACACGCCAGTCGGTATTATTTGCATTGTCTACCCTAACGCACCACGGTGGAGAACATGCACGCAAGATGATTGCCGTACTTACAGTCCCAGCCATCATCGACTTGCTTGACACACCCAATTGCCGTGCACGAGTCGCCGAACTTGGGATTGCAGTCTTAGCTCACTCTATGGGTGCTGCCATCACGGAGGGTGAACCACATTTCCATGAAGGGGCGGAAGTTATCATTCCAGCTGCTTTGCGGAGCATCGATGGGGTACGGATGTTATCTACTATTACTGAGGCAATACGTCGACCAGACGCCGATGAAGAGCTTGTATCCCATGGGCTCGATCTCCTACGTACCCTCGCATTCTCCTACCGTAAGCCCCTACTCGAGACCTCGGCCGAACGTCCGCTTGTTGCTGCACTTGCCAGTCCAAATCTCGATGTCCGTCTACTTGGTTTAACTGGACTTCTCAGACTTGGGTCATCCGTAACTGAGCGAGAAG CATTTTACCCAAAGCTCATGGAGGCTATGCGTAACCAGTATGGTGGTCTCGAAGGCGGGATGATTGCTGAATTAGCAGAGGATGGTATGGGAATGGGATTCGAAACCATGGTCAACGGGGACTCTGGAGACCCCCTACAAACTGGCCGAGACCTGTGCAAATCAATTATGGAAAAGGAATTCTCTTTAGGTGCTGGTTCCTATATGGGATGGGAG AACCCTTCAGACGCACATCTTCCAGCTGTGATCGAAATCAAGCTTGCGATAGCAACTGGTGACAGACATCGAATATGGTCCTTAGGTGACGCTGCGATGCAACGGTTCCCCGACGTTGGATTCTTCTATTATGCACGCTCTATTTGGACGGAGGACCCCCGTCTTGCACTGCGCTTGGCTAAAAAGGGACTGGCATGCTCTGACTTGACGGATTATATTAAACGTGGGCTATTATTCAAGAGCGCTGACGCAGGGTACGAAATGACGGTGGATGGGGGGCCTCTTGAGATCGCTCAGCCCGGATCTCCTGCATGGCGCGAAGGAGTAGCCATCTTACATTGCGCTCAGGAGGATGCGAGGGCTTACATCGAAATGACCCCTATGGATCAAAGGAATATGAAGACGGCAATTTATAACTACATTGCTATCACCCTTTTATTGGAAGGTGATCAGATATTCAAAGACATAGAGAAAATTAGG CCCTACGTCGAGAAGCTTTCTATTGCTGAACAAATATCTTCTGTCATCCAACCTCTTGCCAAAACACAACGCAAACTTGCGATTGATACTATTATTCCTTTGTTCGCGAAACCCATGAAGAACTGGCGTACCGTGATCTCTCGTCTAGATAAACCCAGCAGAGGGCACCACCGCCACTCCCATCTCACCGAAGACGACCCTGATCACATTCTTGCCAATTGGCTTGCACGAACACAATTTGACGACGAAGATGCGGCTCAAACTGAATTCGCGGATATCAATGCTCCGGACGACACATCCTACGGGACAGCCTTGGCGGATGTACTCGTCTATCGGTGCTCCTTGTGTGGAAATCCCAGCGCTTCGTTGAAGAGGTGTGCGAGGTGCAAGAGTGTGAGGTACTGTGATGATGTTTG TTGA
- a CDS encoding U3 small nucleolar RNA-associated protein 6, giving the protein MLPELKELEERGIFSQPEARAILKQRTAFESALIRRVALKSDYIKYVQYEITLEALRKKRAARLNNTDNKSSLADYCIVRRQFFILERAVRKFKNDVSLWVQYIELARSNNARSLVGKLCSRALSLHPTSPSLYIIAASHELDSSLSPTGARALLQRGLRINPESIELWTEYIRMELGYCEGLRRRWKTLGIDPKTQNEEGQAIDAIISGAIVKAAISSATESLPTLALLGSLQALLLTYPTELRTKLIEHLHSEFATQNTGSGPSGEDFRCGAVFLRAIVDIPARSLEDGAQLPTVLPLRPLVAAAFPKKATPFCQEEQTGEFVKRMQKASEVLSSTGRTDLRVAELYARWVAAWVAVVTEDNLRSFDIFSPKHYSEANPKLWEEARDRAKEHPGEEDLLVKLWLWGVNHLPKDPASPLRAETWAIILRGTLSHRSLNLHSKLLVHRLYDSENQSSSDRITLAKKLISQYRPSVLFFDLAMEQEFQKISASPSQESGGRERPAKRSKRSGCEASADSTTQADIACLTALYTAWRIIPEQSIPAALKYARVLYQLGEEKCAEDSIAAVGGSKGGLRQEWDKVRNELECLVIGAGKMEGTEQPDKDIALDDVEFN; this is encoded by the exons ATGCTCCCCGAGCTCAAGGAGCTCGAGGAAAGAGGGATATTCTCGCAG CCAGAAGCTCGGGCCATACTAAAGCAAAGGACTGCCTTTGAATCAGCGCTAATTAGGCGTGTAGCTCTCAAGTCGGATTATATCAAGTATGTTCAGTATGAAATCACTCTGGAAGCTCTTAggaagaagcgtgctgctcGACTCA ACAATACCGATAATAAGTCTTCGCTCGCCGATTATTGCATTGTCAGACGCCAGTTCTTCATTCTCGAGCGAGCAGTTCGCAAGTTCAAGAATGATGTATCGCTTTGGGTACAGTATATAGAACTCGCCAGGTCCAATAATGCTCGATCACTTGTTGGAAAACTTTGCTCGCG GGCTCTTTCGTTACACCCTACCTCTCCTTCTCTATATATTATCGCCGCATCTCATGAGCTCGACTCATCCCTATCCCCAACCGGTGCCCGTGCGCTCCTTCAACGAGGCCTACGGATAAATCCCGAATCTATTGAACTTTGGACAGAATATATACGCATGGAGCTTGGGTACTGTGAGGGACTTCGACGCCGTTGGAAAACACTTGGAATCGATCCTAAAACACAGAATGAGGAAGGGCAAGCAATTGATGCAATTATTTCGGGAGCGATTGTCAAGGCGGCTATATCGTCTGCGACAGAGTCCCTGCCTACACTGGCACTTCTAGGTTCTCTACAGGCCTTGCTTCTCACATATCCCACCGAACTCCGtaccaagttgattgagcACCTTCATTCTGAATTTGCAACTCAAAACACTGGATCGGGGCCTTCTGGAGAAGACTTTCGGTGCGGTGCCGTATTCCTTCGTGCGATCGTTGATATCCCAGCGAGGTCGCTCGAAGATGGGGCCCAGCTTCCTACTGTTCTACCTCTCCGACCACTTGTAGCTGCTGCTTTCCCTAAAAAGGCGACACCCTTTtgccaagaagaacaaacCGGTGAATTCGTGAAGCGTATGCAGAAGGCCAGTGAGGTGTTATCATCAACCGGCAGGACGGATTTGCGTGTTGCTGAGTTGTATGCGCGATGGGTAGCTGCTTGGGTAGCGGTTGTAACAGAGGATAACTTG CGATCTTTCGACATATTCTCCCCCAAGCATTATTCCGAAGCCAATCCAAAATTATGGGAAGAGGCCCGGGACAGGGCTAAGGAACACCCAGGAGAGGAGGATCTCTTGGTCAAACTCTGGCTTTGGGGAGTTAATCACTTACCCAAGGACCCGGCATCTCCACTACGAGCGGAGACTTGGGCT ATCATACTTCGAGGAACCCTATCGCATAGATCACTCAATCTTCATTCAAAACTACTCGTACACCGGTTGTACGACTCAGAGAATCAGTCCTCAAGCGACCGGATCACATTAGCCAAGAAACTGATTTCCCAGTACCGTCCTTCTGTCCTGTTCTTCGACTTGGCGATGGAACAAGAGTTCCAAAAAATTTCGGCCTCGCCAAGCCAGGAATCGGGAGGTCGGGAGCGCCCAGCCAAGAGGAGTAAACGATCTGGGTGCGAAGCTTCAGCCGATTCTACTACTCAGGCCGACATTGCATGTCTTACAGCACTCTACACGGCGTGGCGCATTATCCCTGAGCAGAGCATCCCTGCAGCACTCAAGTACGCAAGGGTGCTCTATCAGTTGGGCGAAGAGAAATGTGCAGAGGATTCAATTGCGGCTGTGGGTGGATCGAAAGGAGGATTAAGACAAGAGtgggacaaggtcaggaATGAACTGGAGTGTCTTGTGATCGGTgcgggtaaaatggaagggactGAACAACCCGACAAGGATATCGCACTGGATGATGTAGAGTTCAATTAG
- a CDS encoding cyclin: METTTAESTSGMPQTTLVPPSILPPDFLDADIDDIVNLIADMLDRLTSHNDQIPLRPEALTRFHSRTPPGISIQDYLKRIVKYTNVERSCLLITLHYIDQICTLLPHFTISSLTVHRFVISSITVSSKALCDAFCTNSHYARVGGIKLIELNVLEREFLEKIDWRLTCTREMLQEYYTNLVRTHSGRGIKYQMGEALAKNVRQDPVTLESYQANGNGPDKTTPSPPRSPATSTAPSSVHQVPCANAPPPPISTKPFAQPQPRDTVASPSRTIIAGVTSPSLRRAGRSPVTGPSRSIPSSPSLKRARDGTEDIMPSLTNAHLRKMEESSPRTRRRTGTNSS; encoded by the exons ATGGAAACAACGACGGCCGAAAGCACATCCGGCATGCCCCAAACGACACTAGTTCCCCCGAGTATTTTACCTCCTGATTTCCTAGACGCTGACATTGACGATATTGTCAATCTCATTG CGGATATGCTTGACAGGCTCACTTCCCACAACGACCAGATTCCCCTTCGACC TGAAGCACTTACTCGTTTTCACTCTCGAACACCACCCGGGATATCTATCCAAGACTATCTTAAGCGCATCGTCAAGTATACAAATGTTGAG CGATCATGCCTTCTAATTACACTTCATTATATAGACCAGATCTGCACGCTCTTACCCCACTTCACGATCTCCTCTCTCACCGTCCACCGTTTTGTTATATCATCCATAACCGTGTCCTCCAAAGCCCTTTGTGATGCTTTTTGCACAAACTCCCACTACGCCCGG GTGGGTGGAAtcaagcttattgaattgaACGTGCTGGAAAGGGAATTCCTTGAGAAGATCGACTGGAGACTCACT TGTACCCGTGAAATGCTTCAAGAATACTACACGAATCTAGTAAGGACACATAGTGGCCGCGGGATCAAGTATCAAATGGGAGAGGCGCTCGCGAAGAACGTTCGTCAAGACCCTGTCACTCTGGAATCTTATCAAGCAAACGGTAATGGCCCAGACAAAACCACACCATCACCCCCAAGATCTCCAGCAACGTCTACGGCGCCTTCCTCCGTGCACCAAGTACCTTGCGCGAATGCTCCACCGCCACCTATATCCACCAAACCATTCGCCCAGCCTCAGCCTCGAGACACCGTCGCTTCGCCCTCGCGTACTATAATCGCCGGTGTAACATCTCCGTCCCTGCGCCGCGCCGGCCGCTCACCTGTTACTGGTCCATCCCGATCCATTCCGTCTTCTCCTTCGCTCAAGCGAGCACGTGATGGCACGGAAGATATTATGCCAAGCCTTACAAACGCACACCTGAGAAAAATGGAGGAGAGCAGCCCTAGGACCAGAAGACGGACAGGCACTAATAGCAGTTGA
- a CDS encoding Cellulase (glycosyl hydrolase family 5 protein), producing the protein MLWSLSLLAAGAAAKILYAGVNESGGEFGTWSNDAIPTTGLPGRFGVDYAFINKVVYRRYFVEKDKINTFRVAFLLYFGYFKEAIDYITITKGAYAILDPHNYMRYNNPSQQPTTGSIIGDSSDIKAATTAQFQAFWNQLANRFKSNEKVIQTQFGIMNEPHDMPTSLVFANNQAAINGIRATGAKQLILAPGNDWTGGHSWTGHVNASSEYMYKLNDPAKNLAIEVHEYLDSDYSGTHAECTQPGPSNLAALTAWLKKYGLKAIVGETGGGQNANCYAQIKEMLNYLAANDEYIGWTGWAAGPLWGTFRSCCGDDSGNLEPGTKAGNGSIPGGYETTWANGFRPSIPKTLKRSGISSWN; encoded by the exons ATGCTCTGGTCATTATCACTGTTGGCTGCTGGCGCTGCTGCCAAAATTCTGTACGCAGGTGTTAACGAATCCGGAGGAGAgtttggtacttggagtaaTGATGCCATCCCAACTACCGGTTTACCTGGAAGATTTGGCGTGGACTACGCGTTCATCAACAAGGTTG TCTACCGTAGATATTTTGTTGAGAAAGACAAG ATAAACACATTCCGTGTGGCCTTCTTATTG TACTTCGGCTACTTCAAAGAAGCAATCGACTACATTACCATTACTAAGGGAGCATATGCCATCCTCGAT CCACACAACTACATGCGATACAATAATCCTTCCCAGCAACCGACGACTGGAAGT ATTATTGGGGACAGTTCGGACATCAAGGCCGCAACAACGGCTCAGTTCCAAGCTTTCTGGAACCAGCTCGCAAACCGCTTCAAGTCCAACGAGAAAGTCAT CCAGACTCAGTTTGGTATCATGAACGAGCCCCATGA CATGCCTACCTCTCTCGTGTTTGCCAACAATCAAGCCGCCATCAACGGCATCCGTGCGACAGGCGCAAAGCAGCTGATCCTTGCTCCTGGGAACGACTGGACAGGGGGACACTCGTGGACTGGCCATGTCAACGCATCGTCCGAATATATGTACAAGCTGAACGACCCGGCGAAGAACCTTGCGATCGAGGTGCACGAGTATCTTGACTCGGACTACTCTGGGACACACGCGGAGTGCACTCAGCCCGGGCCATCTAATCTTGCCGCCCTTACCGCCTGGCTTAAAAAATACGGCCTAAA AGCAATTGTCGGAGAGACTGGAGGAGGCCAGAACGCCAACTGCTATGCACAGATTAAAGAAATGCTCAACTATCTTGCTGCCAATGACGAATACATTGGCTGGACAGGATGGGCTGCCGGACCAC TCTGGGGCACCTTCCGGTCCTGCTGTGGAGATGATTCTGGCAATCTTGAGCCGGGCACCAAAGCTGGTAATGGATCAATTCCTGG TGGGTATGAGACAACCTGGGCCAATGGATTCCGGCCAAGCATCCCGAAGACACTAAAGCGCAGTGGGATCTCGAGTTGGAATTAA
- a CDS encoding Cellulase (glycosyl hydrolase family 5 protein) → MLWSLPLIAAGAAAKIMYAGIIESGGEFGTWSNDAIPTTGLPGRFGVDYAFINKINTFRVTFLLERMCPLSYGLGSKFNETYFGYFKEAIDYITLTKGAYAILDAHNYMRYNNPSQQPFTGSIIGDTSDMKAATTAQFQAFWNQLANRFKSNEKVIFGIMNEPHDMPTSLVFANNQAAINGIRATGAKQLILAPGNDWTGGHSWTGHVNASSEYMYKLNDPAKNLAIEVHEYLDSDYSGTHAECTQPGPSNLAAFTAWLKKHSLRAILTETGGGQNANCFAQIREMLDYLAANDEYIGWTAWAAGPLWGNFRSCCGEDSGNLEPGTKAGNGSIPGGYETIWANGFRPSIPQTLKRSGISSWH, encoded by the exons ATGCTCTGGTCACTACCGCTAATAGCCGCTGGCGCTGCAGCCAAGATCATGTATGCTGGAATTATCGAGTCTGGAGGAGAGTTCGGCACTTGGAGTAATGATGCCATCCCAACTACCGGTTTACCTGGAAGATTTGGCGTGGACTATGCATTCATCAACAAA ATTAACACCTTCCGAGTCACCTTCTTACTG GAGCGCATGTGTCCCCTCTCTTACGGCTTAGGGTCCAAGTTCAACGAGACA TACTTCGGCTACTTCAAAGAGGCAATTGACTACATTACTCTTACTAAGGGAGCATACGCTATTCTCGAT GCGCACAACTATATGCGTTACAATAACCCCTCCCAACAGCCCTTCACCGGAAGT ATCATTGGAGACACTTCTGATATGAAGGCTGCAACAACTGCTCAGTTCCAAGCTTTCTGGAACCAGCTCGCAAACCGCTTCAAGTCCAACGAGAAAGTCAT CTTTGGTATCATGAACGAGCCCCATGA CATGCCTACCTCTCTCGTGTTTGCCAACAATCAAGCCGCCATCAACGGCATCCGCGCGACAGGGGCAAAGCAGCTGATCCTTGCTCCCGGGAACGACTGGACAGGGGGACACTCGTGGACTGGCCATGTCAACGCATCGTCGGAATACATGTACAAGCTGAACGATCCGGCGAAGAACCTTGCGATCGAGGTGCACGAATATCTTGACTCGGACTACTCTGGGACACACGCGGAGTGCACTCAGCCCGGGCCATCTAATCTTGCTGCCTTCACAGCCTGGTTAAAGAAACACAGCCTTAG GGCCATTCTCACTGAAACTGGGGGCGGTCAGAACGCCAATTGCTTCGCCCAAATTCGCGAAATGTTGGACTATCTTGCTGCCAATGACGAATACATTGGCTGGACAGCATGGGCGGCCGGACCAC TTTGGGGCAATTTTCGCTCATGTTGTGGCGAGGATTCCGGTAACCTCGAGCCTGGAACCAAGGCCGGCAACGGATCAATTCCTGG TGGATATGAGACTATTTGGGCCAACGGCTTCCGGCCAAGTATTCCACAAACTTTGAAACGCAGCGGAATCTCCAGTTGGCACTAG
- a CDS encoding peptidase inhibitor i66, whose product MSLRKGVYCIQNVGSGQPWVATSSVSRGLLPLPVPLRTILSEDRRTPLEIIPIDDDKYQLRVYGDFVFRDKEDLKEPVKISFEAIEIEDIWWVIERGSSEGHFRIKDVVSEGYWTRHKGEKEGKTVEKYGEGEYEIEGEGVPIRLEQANGDLLQEWRIIRN is encoded by the exons ATGTCTCTTCGCAAAGGAGTTTACTGCATTCAGAATGTTGGATCAGGTCAACCATGGGTCGCAACTAGCTCTGTTTCACGCGGGTTACTACCGCTCCCAGTGCCTCTAAGGACGATATTATCAGAAGACAGAAGG ACTCCATTGGAGATCATTCCGATCGACGATGATAAATATCAACTTAGAGTGTATGGCGACTTTGTATTCAGGGATAAAGAAGAC CTCAAGGAGCCGGTTAAAATTAGTTTCGAAGCAATAGAAATCGAGGATATATGGTGGGTCATTGAACGCGGAAGTAGTGAGGGTCACTTTAG AATTAAAGATGTCGTTTCTGAAGGTTATTGGACAAGGCATAAAGGCGAAAAAGAAGGTAAGACCGTTGAGAAATATGGAGAAGGAGAATATGAGATAGAAGGCGAAGGTGTCCCG ATTCGCCTAGAGCAAGCAAACGGAGACCTTCTCCAAGAGTGGAGAATCATACGCAATTGA